One window of the Salvia splendens isolate huo1 chromosome 1, SspV2, whole genome shotgun sequence genome contains the following:
- the LOC121752836 gene encoding alcohol dehydrogenase class-3: MATQGQVITCKAAVAWEPNKPLVIEEVQVAPPQAGEVRIKILFTALCHTDAYTWSGKDPEGLFPCILGHEAAGIVESVGEGVTEVQVGDHVIPCYQAECKECKFCKSGKTNLCGKVRVATGVGVMLTDRKSRFSINGKPIYHFMGTSTFSQYTVVHDVSVAKIDPVAPLEKVCLLGCGVPTGLGAVWNTAKVEQGSIVAVFGLGTVGLAVAEGAKASGASRIIGIDIDTKKFDRAKDFGVTEFINPKDHEKPIQQVIVDLTDGGVDYSFECIGNVGVMRAALECCHKGWGTSVIVGVAASGQEIATRPFQLVTGRVWKGTAFGGFKSRSQVPWLVEKYLKKEIKVDEYITHTSTLPEINKAFDMMHEGMCLRVVLDMFD, translated from the exons ATGGCTACTCAAGGTCAAGTCATTACTTGCAAAG CGGCGGTGGCCTGGGAACCAAATAAACCTCTGGTGATCGAAGAGGTGCAGGTCGCGCCGCCGCAAGCCGGAGAGGTTAGGATCAAAATCCTCTTCACCGCTCTCTGTCATACGGATGCCTACACCTGGAGCGGCaag GATCCTGAAGGTCTATTCCCATGCATCCTTGGTCACGAAGCTGCTGG GATAGTTGAGAGTGTTGGTGAAGGTGTGACAGAAGTTCAAGTGGGCGATCATGTTATCCCCTGTTATCAGGCTGAGTGTAAGGAATGCAAGTTTTGCAAATCTGGTAAGACAAATCTCTGTGGGAAAGTCAGGGTAGCTACTGGAGTTGGAGTTATGTTGACTGACCGTAAAAGCCGCTTTTCAATCAACGGAAAGCCTATCTATCATTTCATGGGCACATCAACGTTTAGTCAGTACACTGTTGTACATGATGTTAGCGTTGCCAAGATTGACCCTGTAGCACCATTGGAGAAAGTGTGTCTGCTCGGTTGTGGTGTTCCGACAG GTCTTGGAGCTGTTTGGAATACTGCAAAAGTAGAACAAGGTTCCATAGTTGCCGTATTTGGTCTCGGCACTGTTGGACTTGCT GTGGCAGAGGGTGCAAAAGCTTCTGGAGCTTCCCGCATCATTGGGATAGATATTGACACTAAAAAGTTTGATAGAG CAAAGGACTTTGGTGTGACTGAATTCATCAACCCAAAGGATCACGAGAAACCAATCCAGCAGGTCATTGTGGATCTAACAGATGGTGGTGTTGACTATAGTTTTGAATGCATTGGCAATGTGGGTGTGATGAGAGCTGCTTTAGAATGCTGTCATAAG GGTTGGGGAACATCAGTTATTGTGGGCGTTGCAGCTTCTGGTCAAGAGATCGCCACTCGTCCTTTTCAGCTGGTGACTGGCCGTGTCTGGAAGGGCACAGCATTTGGTGGCTTCAAAAGCCGCTCACAAGTACCATGGCTTGTCGAAAAGTATCTAAAGAAA GAAATCAAGGTTGATGAGTACATCACCCACACTTCTACACTGCCTGAGATCAACAAAGCCTTTGATATGATGCATGAAGGAATGTGCCTCCGTGTTGTGCTTGACATGTTCGACTAA
- the LOC121800759 gene encoding uncharacterized protein LOC121800759: MAAEEPSNSSPQSMKITVQSNPSASQLSELGIKSWPKWGCSPGKYQLKFEAQETCYLVRGKVKVYPKNRDGEEEAVEFGAGDLVVIPKGLSCTWDVSIAVDKHYKFDASASSSSSSSS; this comes from the exons ATGGCAGCAGAAGAGCCCTCAAACTCATCACCACAAAGCATGAAAATCACAGTCCAAAGCAACCCGTCTGCATCACAGCTCTCTGAACTGGGCATCAAATCTTGGCCCAA GTGGGGTTGCTCTCCCGGGAAATACCAGCTGAAATTCGAGGCACAAGAAACGTGCTATTTAGTGCGGGGGAAAGTGAAGGTGTATCCCAAAAACAGAGATGGGGAAGAAGAGGCAGTGGAATTCGGAGCAGGAGATCTCGTTGTGATTCCAAAGGGGCTCAGCTGCACTTGGGATGTGTCCATCGCCGTTGATAAGCACTACAAGTTCGATGCTTCtgcttcctcttcctcttcctcttcatctTAG